In Cicer arietinum cultivar CDC Frontier isolate Library 1 chromosome 1, Cicar.CDCFrontier_v2.0, whole genome shotgun sequence, one DNA window encodes the following:
- the LOC101498651 gene encoding phytochrome B-2: MASSSKASISQHQVHIHTTEQQDNNKKESSSMRKAIAQYTEDARLHAVFEQSGANSFDYSQSIRLTSQQSPLPEQQITAYLSRIQRGGFIQPFGSMIAVHEPSFRLIAYSDNARDMLGIPPQSVPSLDDDNSSNTFFAFGVDVRSLFTNSSSILLEKAFSAREISLMNPVWIHSRSTGKPFYGILHRIDVGVVIDLEPARSEDPALSIAGAVQSQKLAVRAISQLQSLPGGDVKLLCDAVVESVRELTGYDRVMVYKFHEDEHGEVVAESKRPDLEPYIGLHYPATDIPQASRFLFKQNRVRMIVDCNASPVRVFQDEALVQPLCLVGSTLRAPHGCHAQYMANMGSIASLVMAVIINGNDEDGVGIGGTGRSSMRLWGLVVCHHTSARCIPFPLRYACEFLMQAFGIQLNMELQLAVQSLEKRVLRTQTLLCDMLLRDSPTGIITQSPSIMDLVKCDGAALYYQGNYYPLGVTPTESQIRDIIEWLLAFHGDSTGLSTDSLADAGYPEAASLGDAVCGMAVAYITEKDFLFWFRSHTAKEIKWGGAKHHPEDKDDGQRMHPRSSFKAFLEVVKSRSLQWENAEMDAIHSLQLILRDSFKEAENNDSKAVVHTHMEGLELQGVDELSSVAREMVRLIETATAPIFAVDVDGRINGWNAKVSELTGLLVEEAMGKSLVHDLVYNESQETVDKLLSRALKGEEDKNVEIKLRTFGLGNQNKAVFVVVNACSSKDYTNNIVGVCFVGQDVTDQKVVMDKFINIQGDYKAIVHSPNPLIPPIFASDDNTCCLEWNNAMEKLSGWSRADVIGKLLVGEVFGSFCQLKGSDAMTKFMIVLHNALGAHDTDKFPFSFLNRHGKYVQTFLTANKRVNMDGQIIGAFCFLQIVSPELQQALSVQRQQDNSSLARMKELAYICQEVKNPLSGIRFTNSLLETTCLTDEQKQFIETSAACEKQMLKIIRDIDLESIEDGSLELEKREFLLENVINAVVSQVMLLLRERKLQLIRDIPEEIKTLAVYADQLRIQQVLADFLMNMVRYAPSPDGWVEIHVCPRIKQISDGLTLLHAEFRMVCPGEGLPPELIQDMFHNSRWVTHEGLGLSMSRKIIKLMNGEVQYVREAERCYFLVLLELPVTRRSSKNVN; this comes from the exons ATGGCATCGTCAAGCAAAGCTTCAATTTCACAACATCAAGTTCATATCCACACAACAGAACAACAAgataataacaaaaaagaaTCATCATCAATGAGAAAAGCCATAGCACAATACACAGAAGATGCAAGACTTCACGCCGTTTTCGAACAATCCGGCGCCAACTCTTTCGATTACTCTCAATCCATCCGTTTAACTTCCCAACAATCACCTCTCCCCGAACAACAAATCACTGCTTACTTATCACGAATCCAACGTGGCGGTTTCATTCAACCTTTCGGTTCTATGATCGCCGTTCATGAACCTTCTTTTCGTCTTATCGCTTACTCCGATAACGCACGTGACATGCTCGGTATTCCACCTCAATCTGTTCCTTCTCTCGATGATGACAATTCTTCCAACACTTTCTTCGCATTCGGTGTCGATGTTCGTTCACTTTTCACTAATTCGAGTTCAATTCTTCTCGAGAAAGCTTTCTCCGCTCGCGAAATTAGTCTCATGAACCCTGTTTGGATCCACTCTCGTTCTACTGGTAAACCTTTTTATGGAATTCTTCACCGGATTGATGTTGGTGTTGTTATTGACTTGGAACCTGCGAGATCTGAGGATCCTGCGCTTTCAATTGCTGGTGCTGTTCAATCTCAGAAACTCGCTGTTCGCGCTATTTCGCAGCTTCAATCGCTTCCTGGTGGTGATGTTAAGCTTCTTTGTGATGCTGTTGTGGAGAGTGTTAGGGAATTAACTGGTTATGATAGGGTTATGGTTTATAAGTTTCATGAAGATGAACATGGTGAGGTTGTTGCTGAGAGTAAGAGGCCTGATTTGGAGCCTTATATTGGTTTGCATTATCCTGCTACTGATATTCCTCAGGCTTCTAGGTTTTTGTTTAAACAGAATAGGGTTAGGATGATTGTGGATTGTAATGCTTCACCTGTTAGGGTTTTTCAGGATGAGGCACTGGTGCAGCCACTTTGTTTGGTTGGGAGTACGCTTCGTGCTCCCCACGGTTGTCATGCTCAGTATATGGCAAATATGGGGTCGATTGCTTCGTTGGTTATGGCTGTTATTATTAATGGGAATGATGAAGATGGTGTTGGGATTGGCGGTACGGGAAGAAGTTCCATGAGATTGTGGGGTCTTGTTGTTTGTCATCATACTTCTGCTAGGTGTATTCCTTTTCCTCTTAGGTATGCTTGTGAGTTTCTTATGCAGGCTTTTGGGATTCAGTTGAATATGGAGCTTCAGTTAGCGGTGCAGTCGTTGGAAAAGCGGGTTTTGAGGACACAGACTCTGTTGTGTGATATGTTACTTAGGGATTCTCCTACTGGGATCATTACTCAGAGTCCTAGTATAATGGATTTGGTTAAGTGTGATGGTGCTGCTTTGTACTACCAAGGAAATTACTACCCTTTGGGTGTTACCCCGACGGAGTCTCAGATAAGAGATATTATAGAGTGGTTGTTGGCTTTCCATGGTGATTCAACGGGTTTGAGTACTGATAGTTTAGCTGATGCTGGCTATCCCGAGGCTGCTTCTCTTGGGGATGCTGTTTGTGGGATGGCTGTTGCGTATATCACTGAAAAGGATTTTCTTTTCTGGTTTAGGTCTCATACAGCGAAAGAGATTAAATGGGGTGGTGCGAAGCATCACCCGGAGGATAAGGACGATGGGCAGAGAATGCATCCTCGTTCTTCCTTCAAGGCGTTTTTAGAAGTGGTGAAGAGCCGTAGTTTACAGTGGGAGAATGCAGAGATGGATGCAATTCACTCCTTGCAGCTTATCCTCAGAGACTCGTTTAAGGAAGCTGAGAATAACGATTCAAAGGCTGTTGTGCATACCCATATGGAAGGACTAGAGTTGCAAGGCGTGGATGAACTGAGTTCTGTGGCTAGAGAAATGGTTAGGTTGATAGAAACTGCCACTGCTCCCATATTTGCTGTCGATGTTGATGGCCGTATAAATGGTTGGAATGCAAAGGTTTCTGAATTAACGGGACTTCTGGTAGAGGAGGCTATGGGTAAGTCGTTGGTTCATGATCTTGTGTATAATGAGTCTCAAGAAACTGTGGACAAGCTTCTTTCTCGTGCTTTAAAAG GTGAAGAAGATAAGAATGTTGAGATAAAGTTGAGGACGTTTGGCCTGGGCAATCAAAACAAGGCAGTTTTTGTAGTGGTGAATGCTTGCTCGAGCAAGGATTATACAAATAATATAGTTGGAGTGTGCTTTGTTGGTCAGGATGTTACTGATCAAAAAGTTGTAATGGACAAATTCATTAACATACAAGGTGACTACAAGGCTATTGTACATAGCCCAAATCCATTGATCCCGCCCATTTTTGCATCGGATGATAACACATGTTGCTTAGAGTGGAACAATGCTATGGAAAAGCTCAGTGGTTGGAGCCGTGCAGATGTCATTGGCAAATTGTTGGTCGGAGAGGTTTTTGGTAGTTTCTGTCAGTTGAAGGGTTCAGATGCTATGACAAAATTCATGATTGTCTTGCACAATGCACTTGGTGCACACGACACAGACAAATTCCCGTTTTCATTTCTTAACCGGCATGGAAAGTATGTGCAGACTTTCTTGACTGCAAATAAGAGGGTTAACATGGATGGTCAGATCATTGGCGCTTTTTGCTTTTTGCAAATTGTGAGCCCTGAACTTCAACAGGCTCTGTCGGTCCAGAGACAACAGGATAATAGTTCCTTAGCTAGGATGAAAGAATTAGCTTATATTTGTCAAGAAGTAAAGAATCCCTTGAGTGGCATACGCTTTACAAACTCTCTTTTGGAGACTACATGCCTGACCGATGAGCAAAAGCAGTTTATTGAGACTAGTGCTGCTTGTGAGAAGCAAATGTTAAAGATAATACGGGACATTGATCTGGAGAGCATCGAGGATGG GTCTCTGGAGCTTGAAAAGAGGGAATTCTTGCTTGAGAACGTCATAAATGCAGTTGTTAGCCAAGTAATGCTATTGCTAAGAGAAAGAAAATTACAGTTGATTCGTGATATTCCTGAAGAAATCAAGACATTGGCTGTTTATGCTGATCAATTGAGGATTCAACAAGTCTTGGCTGATTTCTTAATGAATATGGTGCGTTATGCACCATCTCCAGATGGTTGGGTAGAGATTCATGTATGTCCAAGAATAAAACAAATTTCAGATGGGCTCACTCTTCTGCATGCTGAATTTAG GATGGTGTGTCCTGGTGAAGGTCTTCCGCCGGAATTGATTCAAGACATGTTCCATAACAGTCGGTGGGTGACTCATGAAGGCTTGGGGTTGAGCATGAGCAGGAAGATTATAAAGTTGATGAATGGCGAAGTCCAATATGTCAGGGAGGCAGAACGATGCTACTTCTTGGTTCTTCTTGAACTACCTGTGACACGGAGAAGCTCTAAAAATGTTAATTAG